ATATTATAAAGAAGATCGAGTTTAAAAAGTCGACAGGAATCTGtcttttaaattagattagattCAATTTCAGGTAAATTCCTGTGTCAATTCCTTTTAATCTCTATCCATCTTTCTTTCAATACTTTGCACTCGTATCGAATATAAGCGATTGGATCCTTTAGTAGGCAAAAcgagaaatgaaaaaagatattaagtCTTAATACGTAATGAAGTTGCATACATTTGCAACGTATTTTCGTATTGTATAAGTAAACGATAGATATCAGGATATGTCTCAAATATGAGTAACTGTCTGGAGGCATTTCTAGCACCTAGtatttgacgtcaaaatggtcgagatttctttttctgcgattttccaaaatatgtctagtattattaacagaatcttttttttttacaatcagGAAACCAATTTTCTTTTGCTGAATATCAGGATGCGTTCCAGGGATCAGTAAGACAAATAAATGTCTCAATCCACTTTGACATTTTCATCATACGTagatagaataattaaatggtaggcgagagataaagagagagagagagagagagagagagagagctccaGATATTCTAGAATCGATCTAGACAGTTTAAATGCTAACTCGTTGAGACATAGATTTTTCTAGTTGTCGGAGCAGGGTCGCGTACTCACACATGTGCATGTTCACAAATACACTACGATACATTCGCATACGCGCTTTGTACATTATAAACCGACGGCGACGCGGAGCGGCGACGAGTCGATCGACATTTACAGAAGATTACGAGacgttaattttgtatatcgCTGTACTATACTGTGagatgtgtgtatgtgtgtaaacAAGTGTGTGCCTTTGGACACGCGGTTaagcaaagagaaaaagaaaaaaaaagaagaggaataCGAGATCTTGTTGTATGTTTATCGAATAAATCACCGAAcgttctatatattatatattaccgcTGAACTCCGGCTCTCGGATAGTGGCCTCGTCGCGAGAACGAGTTCCGTTCAGAGAACGGGGGATGTTGTTTGTATTACATAGAGTTTATTACAATTTGCTATGTACAACGGCTTGCCTATGTAAAACGAGGACGTTTTCGTATCAAAATGACAACTTTTCAAGAGAAGACTCTCTCCTCTAGACTTTACTTAAACCTCAATTATTATCTCGCTATTCCTAGTGGTGCCTTTTCGCATAAACACTTATATATACCCTCCTGGTGGAAAAATGTCTCAGAAtgtttcatattattaatgagaatttctataaaaattttcaaattttcttaaaatactcagaatttttcagatttttttatacgcgaATCGGAAcgttttcaagaaaaactcagacaaaataagaataaaatatttttcgccaatatatctttgtagaaatatgaaaaaatctgtgcaatttatcagaaattttcatacataCGCGGATACTGAAATATTCCGAAAATCTTCATCCAATTATATATCTCCAAAAgtatttgagaaattttatatttttttcagaatgtTTTATAAGTCTCAATTCTTACAACATTTCTgagaaaaaatgagaaattttttcacgAGGGTCTGTCCTATTTTCCATAGCTTCTCTGCCGCCTCTCCGTTCCGCACTCCTTgagattattataagaaatcaATCAAGGAGATAGAAGCAGACCCTATAACAATCTCGATTGCAgttctaatatttttcttcttcatcagtcatatatatcttatatatcgattaatatcgtgtaatattgatattggTTAGttgtaacattaatttttttattacattgattatgtcattaattttttaatcttaaaaaaatcaataatgaAAAGTATTCACGATTTGAATTTAGCGCTCTTTACCACGTTATCACCATGGTTATCACGTGATCGATTTTAGTTCCGACTCAGGTGTCGCTGAAACTCGCGTTTTTCAAAGGGGGGAGTTTTCCCCTGCTGCCCTGCTCCTGCTCTCGGCCATTAGGGTGCAAGCGAATCGAAGTGAATTCGAACACACGCAGTCAGTCCAATAGTTACCAGTACAAGCACTACAAGCCACTGCCCATGGTCTTCGTGTAATTCCGCACCAAGTGTTTTATCGGATTTTAACCTGAGCCAAGCCCGTAGAAATGGCCATGCAGCCGTTCAAGAAACGCGTTTGCTACTACTATGATAGTAAGTATCGAGAAAGCCATTGTAAAACCACGTAGAGACATACATTGATGGAAGCTTGTCGAGTTGCGTTTGCACCACTTACACTCATGCACCGCCTCTGTTTGATCTGTCTCGAGATTTGGCCGCTGATCAGCCCATTTTCCGCTTAATCGACGGTAAATACGAAGTATTGGACGAAGCACTATTGTTTCAGCACAGTAAACCAAGATTTGCATGCTCGTTACGTACGATAATACGATTTTTACGTCGTTAAGCCGACAGACTCTCAGCTGTGCTATCGCACGACCGTAGCGTCAGTCGGTCTTGGTTACATAGTTATCACGTACCCAAAAAACTCTGGCATTATCGTGTTCCTACGATAAACTTTGATGCAGttatttttctcgatatttctTACGTCCCCCAGAGATATTTTCTGTGTTAAATCGATAATTCGACCAACGCAGTGGAAATTAGTACGGTTTTTGTAGAAAGTTACGAGAGATTCTCAAATGTGCCCCGGTATACTGTAGTCTTCACTGAAACACATCAATTGATGATAATGACAAATTTGAGGTTTTTTTACATACTGccttgatttatttatatatgtgttttcAATTTGTCCAGGTGATATCgggaattattattatggcCAAGGACATCCTATGAAGCCGCATCGTATAAGGATGACGCACAATCTACTCTTGAACTATGGTCTTTACAGGAAGATGGAGATATATGTAAGAACTTTTTAATGATTATCTCCCATTTGTATATTcatctttcatttatttacagttttttatcaaaatacatTTAGTTGGAATATGGTTATTATAAACCATTTATGTTTTATCATTGTCTAGCGACCACATAAAGCTACAGCAGAAGAAATGACAAAATTCCATAGTGATGATTACATCAGATTTCTTAGATCAATACGCCCAGACAACATGGCAGAATACAACAAGCAAATGCAACGATGTAAGATGTTATTGTCGAATAGTAATGGTTATgtttgattgaaatttatgTTTCGAAACGTTAATATTCCTTCTTTTATGGGTGATAGTTAACGTTGGAGAAGACTGCCCTGTTTTCGATGGCTTGTACGAATTTTGTCAATTATCAGCTGGTGGATCTGTAGCTGCTGCTGTAAAGCTCAACAAGCAAGCCTCGGAAATCTGCATCAATTGGGGCGGTGGCTTACATCATGCAAAGAAGAGCGAAGCTTCTGGCTTTTGCTATGTAAATGACATTGTGCTTGGAATTTTGGAATTGCTCAAATATCATCAGAGAGTCTTGTACATCGACATCGACGTTCATCATGGCGATGGTGTAGAGGAAGCTTTTTACACAACGGATAGAGTGATGACGGTCTCATTTCACAAGTACGGCGAGTATTTCCCTGGAACGGGAGATCTTCGCGATATAGGAGCAggaaaggtaaaaaaaatgtattaaaatataacaatattcataatttcacttatttatctaagaaatatctctaaagcattattaataaacgcgattttttctcattattaacAGGGAAAGTACTATGCAGTTAATATACCTTTAAGAGATGGTATGGATGATGAAAGCTACGAATCAATATTCGTTCCTATCATCTCTAAAGTGATGGAGACATTTCAACCCTCTGCTGTTGTTTTACAGTGTGGTGCAGACTCCCTGACAGgtaagcatttttttttcttcaaaagaaCCTACTTATATCACAATAAAATTGCACAActtttaatgcaaatattaatcaatgCAGGCGACCGATTAGGATGCTTCAATTTAACTGTGAGGGGTCACGGCAAATGCGTAGAGTTTGTGAAGAGATATAATTTACCTTTTCTGATGGTGGGAGGTGGTGGTTATACCATCAGAAATGTGTCCAGATGTTGGACATATGAGACATCGGTGGCTCTCGGAAGTGAAATCGCTAACGAGCTTCCATACAACGATTACTTTGAATATTTCGGCCCTGATTTTAAACTACATATTAGTCCTTCAAATATGACAAATCAAAATACTCCTGAATATCTCGACAAAATTAAGTAAGCTCCGATTTCCACTTCTATGTGTAG
This sequence is a window from Temnothorax longispinosus isolate EJ_2023e unplaced genomic scaffold, Tlon_JGU_v1 HiC_scaffold_204, whole genome shotgun sequence. Protein-coding genes within it:
- the LOC139823891 gene encoding histone deacetylase HDAC1-like produces the protein MAMQPFKKRVCYYYDSDIGNYYYGQGHPMKPHRIRMTHNLLLNYGLYRKMEIYRPHKATAEEMTKFHSDDYIRFLRSIRPDNMAEYNKQMQRFNVGEDCPVFDGLYEFCQLSAGGSVAAAVKLNKQASEICINWGGGLHHAKKSEASGFCYVNDIVLGILELLKYHQRVLYIDIDVHHGDGVEEAFYTTDRVMTVSFHKYGEYFPGTGDLRDIGAGKGKYYAVNIPLRDGMDDESYESIFVPIISKVMETFQPSAVVLQCGADSLTGDRLGCFNLTVRGHGKCVEFVKRYNLPFLMVGGGGYTIRNVSRCWTYETSVALGSEIANELPYNDYFEYFGPDFKLHISPSNMTNQNTPEYLDKIKTRLFENLRMLPHAPGVQVQAIPEDGAIIDDAEIEEKIKLDERLPQRDLDKRIQRENEYSDSEDEGEGGRRDNRLYKGSTKRLRLEKGQEMDMRLMNINLKKEDDVKSDVKENEKDEKVNFMNDETKKEGGMNL